Proteins from a single region of Thalassophryne amazonica chromosome 22, fThaAma1.1, whole genome shotgun sequence:
- the zmp:0000000711 gene encoding tubby-related protein 3 isoform X3, giving the protein MDNVKNAGAQPAYSRWSYRPSSSTSFSSNSTASGIEEDSGSLMQQKLENKRALLEQKQRRKRQEPLMVQPNPEARPRRSRPQRSDEQALLVESQLCVSSDVTMDGIDGPAVFMGSETPDEGTKIQILSVSQTHSELSAQAPSQPQSPPAEEPEKDGDTETLLETKTDIQELLQKQGLCGSMNFDETSEGEERVEDEQTRSQSPNTDGTRPASASNGKEEFVLRPAPQAVTVKCRITRDKKGMDRGLYPTYFMHMEREDGKRVFLLAGRKRKKSKTSNYLISVDATDLSREGESFIGKLRSNLMGTKFTVYDNGTNPSKNPRALLEESSTRQELAAICYETNVLGFKGPRKMTVIIPSLNKTFERIPVRPQNEQESLLIRWQNHTVGDLIELHNKAPVWNDDTQSYVLNFHGRVTQASVKNFQIVHDNDPDYIVMQFGRVAEDVFTLDYSHPMCALQAFAIGLSSFDSKLACE; this is encoded by the exons ATGGATAATgtaaagaatgctggagctcagcCCGCCTACAGTCGCTGGTCATACAG ACCCTCCAGCTCCACCAGCTTCTCCTCCAATTCAACAGCAAG TGGTATTGAAGAGGACAGCGGCAGTCTGATGCAACAGAAGCTGGAAAACAAG AGAGCTCTGCTGGAGCAGAAGCAGCGGAGGAAGCGTCAGGAACCTCTCATGGTCCAGCCCAACCCGGAGGCTCGGCCCCGACGCTCCAGGCCACAGCGGAGCGACGAGCAGGCGCTGCTGGTTGAGTCTCAGCTGTGTGTCAGCAGCGATGTCACCATGGATG GGATTGATGGCCCAGCAGTCTTCATGGGCTCAGAAACACCTGATGAGGGAACAAAAATTCAAATCTTATCTGTGAGCCAGACTCACTCCGAGCTCTCAGCGCAGGCTCCGTCCCAGCCACAGTCTCCTCCTGCCGAGGAACCTGAGAAGGACGGAGACACTGAGACGCTGCTTGAGACAAAGACAGACATCCAAGAGTTGCTGCAGAAACAAG GTCTGTGTGGCAGCATGAACTTTGATGAAACCAGTGAGGGTGAGGAACGGGTGGAGGACGAACAGACACGATCTCAGTCCCCCAACACAGACGGCACCAGGCCCGCTTCCGCCTCCAATGGCAAGGAG GAGTTTGTCCTGCGTCCGGCTCCACAAGCTGTCACAGTAAAATGCCGAATCACCCGGGACAAGAAGGGAATGGACCGCGGCCTCTATCCTACCTACTTCATGCACATGGAGAGGGAGGACGGCAAAAGG GTAtttctgctggcaggaagaaagcGGAAGAAGAGCAAGACGTCCAACTACCTGATTTCAGTGGACGCCACCGATCTGTCCCGGGAAGGAGAGAGCTTCATCGGCAAACTCAG GTCCAACCTCATGGGGACCAAATTCACAGTGTATGACAATGGCACAAACCCGAGCAAAAACCCCAGAGCTCTGCTGGAGGAGAGCAGCACGCGGCAGGAGCTGGCCGCCATCTGCTAC GAAACCAACGTTCTGGGCTTCAAAGGTCCTCGTAAGATGACTGTGATCATCCCGAGCCTGAACAAAACCTTTGAGAGAATCCCCGTCCGGCCTCAGAAT GAGCAGGAGAGTCTCCTGATCCGGTGGCAGAACCACACAGTGGGCGACCTGATCGAGCTGCACAACAAGGCCCCCGTGTGGAACGACGACACACAGTCGTACGTGTTGAACTTCCACGGGCGCGTTACTCAAGCGTCAGTCAAAAACTTCCAGATCGTCCACGACAATGACC CCGACTACATCGTCATGCAGTTTGGACGCGTGGCCGAAGACGTCTTCACTCTGGACTACAGCCATCCCATGTGTGCCCTGCAGGCCTTCGCAATCGGCCTGTCGAGCTTCGACAGCAAGCTGGCCTGTGAGTGA
- the zmp:0000000711 gene encoding tubby-related protein 3 isoform X1, whose product MDNVKNAGAQPAYSRWSYRPSSSTSFSSNSTASGIEEDSGSLMQQKLENKRALLEQKQRRKRQEPLMVQPNPEARPRRSRPQRSDEQALLVESQLCVSSDVTMDGIDGPAVFMGSETPDEGTKIQILSVSQTHSELSAQAPSQPQSPPAEEPEKDGDTETLLETKTDIQELLQKQGLCGSMNFDETSEGEERVEDEQTRSQSPNTDGTRPASASNGKEEFVPPGSPTAEGALNDVANLEEFVLRPAPQAVTVKCRITRDKKGMDRGLYPTYFMHMEREDGKRVFLLAGRKRKKSKTSNYLISVDATDLSREGESFIGKLRSNLMGTKFTVYDNGTNPSKNPRALLEESSTRQELAAICYETNVLGFKGPRKMTVIIPSLNKTFERIPVRPQNEQESLLIRWQNHTVGDLIELHNKAPVWNDDTQSYVLNFHGRVTQASVKNFQIVHDNDPDYIVMQFGRVAEDVFTLDYSHPMCALQAFAIGLSSFDSKLACE is encoded by the exons ATGGATAATgtaaagaatgctggagctcagcCCGCCTACAGTCGCTGGTCATACAG ACCCTCCAGCTCCACCAGCTTCTCCTCCAATTCAACAGCAAG TGGTATTGAAGAGGACAGCGGCAGTCTGATGCAACAGAAGCTGGAAAACAAG AGAGCTCTGCTGGAGCAGAAGCAGCGGAGGAAGCGTCAGGAACCTCTCATGGTCCAGCCCAACCCGGAGGCTCGGCCCCGACGCTCCAGGCCACAGCGGAGCGACGAGCAGGCGCTGCTGGTTGAGTCTCAGCTGTGTGTCAGCAGCGATGTCACCATGGATG GGATTGATGGCCCAGCAGTCTTCATGGGCTCAGAAACACCTGATGAGGGAACAAAAATTCAAATCTTATCTGTGAGCCAGACTCACTCCGAGCTCTCAGCGCAGGCTCCGTCCCAGCCACAGTCTCCTCCTGCCGAGGAACCTGAGAAGGACGGAGACACTGAGACGCTGCTTGAGACAAAGACAGACATCCAAGAGTTGCTGCAGAAACAAG GTCTGTGTGGCAGCATGAACTTTGATGAAACCAGTGAGGGTGAGGAACGGGTGGAGGACGAACAGACACGATCTCAGTCCCCCAACACAGACGGCACCAGGCCCGCTTCCGCCTCCAATGGCAAGGAG GAGTTTGTACCGCCTGGATCGCCGACAGCAGAGGGCGCACTAAATGATGTTGCTAATCTGGAGGAGTTTGTCCTGCGTCCGGCTCCACAAGCTGTCACAGTAAAATGCCGAATCACCCGGGACAAGAAGGGAATGGACCGCGGCCTCTATCCTACCTACTTCATGCACATGGAGAGGGAGGACGGCAAAAGG GTAtttctgctggcaggaagaaagcGGAAGAAGAGCAAGACGTCCAACTACCTGATTTCAGTGGACGCCACCGATCTGTCCCGGGAAGGAGAGAGCTTCATCGGCAAACTCAG GTCCAACCTCATGGGGACCAAATTCACAGTGTATGACAATGGCACAAACCCGAGCAAAAACCCCAGAGCTCTGCTGGAGGAGAGCAGCACGCGGCAGGAGCTGGCCGCCATCTGCTAC GAAACCAACGTTCTGGGCTTCAAAGGTCCTCGTAAGATGACTGTGATCATCCCGAGCCTGAACAAAACCTTTGAGAGAATCCCCGTCCGGCCTCAGAAT GAGCAGGAGAGTCTCCTGATCCGGTGGCAGAACCACACAGTGGGCGACCTGATCGAGCTGCACAACAAGGCCCCCGTGTGGAACGACGACACACAGTCGTACGTGTTGAACTTCCACGGGCGCGTTACTCAAGCGTCAGTCAAAAACTTCCAGATCGTCCACGACAATGACC CCGACTACATCGTCATGCAGTTTGGACGCGTGGCCGAAGACGTCTTCACTCTGGACTACAGCCATCCCATGTGTGCCCTGCAGGCCTTCGCAATCGGCCTGTCGAGCTTCGACAGCAAGCTGGCCTGTGAGTGA
- the zmp:0000000711 gene encoding tubby-related protein 3 isoform X2, with protein sequence MSYYSIRPSSSTSFSSNSTASGIEEDSGSLMQQKLENKRALLEQKQRRKRQEPLMVQPNPEARPRRSRPQRSDEQALLVESQLCVSSDVTMDGIDGPAVFMGSETPDEGTKIQILSVSQTHSELSAQAPSQPQSPPAEEPEKDGDTETLLETKTDIQELLQKQGLCGSMNFDETSEGEERVEDEQTRSQSPNTDGTRPASASNGKEEFVPPGSPTAEGALNDVANLEEFVLRPAPQAVTVKCRITRDKKGMDRGLYPTYFMHMEREDGKRVFLLAGRKRKKSKTSNYLISVDATDLSREGESFIGKLRSNLMGTKFTVYDNGTNPSKNPRALLEESSTRQELAAICYETNVLGFKGPRKMTVIIPSLNKTFERIPVRPQNEQESLLIRWQNHTVGDLIELHNKAPVWNDDTQSYVLNFHGRVTQASVKNFQIVHDNDPDYIVMQFGRVAEDVFTLDYSHPMCALQAFAIGLSSFDSKLACE encoded by the exons ACCCTCCAGCTCCACCAGCTTCTCCTCCAATTCAACAGCAAG TGGTATTGAAGAGGACAGCGGCAGTCTGATGCAACAGAAGCTGGAAAACAAG AGAGCTCTGCTGGAGCAGAAGCAGCGGAGGAAGCGTCAGGAACCTCTCATGGTCCAGCCCAACCCGGAGGCTCGGCCCCGACGCTCCAGGCCACAGCGGAGCGACGAGCAGGCGCTGCTGGTTGAGTCTCAGCTGTGTGTCAGCAGCGATGTCACCATGGATG GGATTGATGGCCCAGCAGTCTTCATGGGCTCAGAAACACCTGATGAGGGAACAAAAATTCAAATCTTATCTGTGAGCCAGACTCACTCCGAGCTCTCAGCGCAGGCTCCGTCCCAGCCACAGTCTCCTCCTGCCGAGGAACCTGAGAAGGACGGAGACACTGAGACGCTGCTTGAGACAAAGACAGACATCCAAGAGTTGCTGCAGAAACAAG GTCTGTGTGGCAGCATGAACTTTGATGAAACCAGTGAGGGTGAGGAACGGGTGGAGGACGAACAGACACGATCTCAGTCCCCCAACACAGACGGCACCAGGCCCGCTTCCGCCTCCAATGGCAAGGAG GAGTTTGTACCGCCTGGATCGCCGACAGCAGAGGGCGCACTAAATGATGTTGCTAATCTGGAGGAGTTTGTCCTGCGTCCGGCTCCACAAGCTGTCACAGTAAAATGCCGAATCACCCGGGACAAGAAGGGAATGGACCGCGGCCTCTATCCTACCTACTTCATGCACATGGAGAGGGAGGACGGCAAAAGG GTAtttctgctggcaggaagaaagcGGAAGAAGAGCAAGACGTCCAACTACCTGATTTCAGTGGACGCCACCGATCTGTCCCGGGAAGGAGAGAGCTTCATCGGCAAACTCAG GTCCAACCTCATGGGGACCAAATTCACAGTGTATGACAATGGCACAAACCCGAGCAAAAACCCCAGAGCTCTGCTGGAGGAGAGCAGCACGCGGCAGGAGCTGGCCGCCATCTGCTAC GAAACCAACGTTCTGGGCTTCAAAGGTCCTCGTAAGATGACTGTGATCATCCCGAGCCTGAACAAAACCTTTGAGAGAATCCCCGTCCGGCCTCAGAAT GAGCAGGAGAGTCTCCTGATCCGGTGGCAGAACCACACAGTGGGCGACCTGATCGAGCTGCACAACAAGGCCCCCGTGTGGAACGACGACACACAGTCGTACGTGTTGAACTTCCACGGGCGCGTTACTCAAGCGTCAGTCAAAAACTTCCAGATCGTCCACGACAATGACC CCGACTACATCGTCATGCAGTTTGGACGCGTGGCCGAAGACGTCTTCACTCTGGACTACAGCCATCCCATGTGTGCCCTGCAGGCCTTCGCAATCGGCCTGTCGAGCTTCGACAGCAAGCTGGCCTGTGAGTGA
- the zmp:0000000711 gene encoding tubby-related protein 3 isoform X4: MSLERRALLEQKQRRKRQEPLMVQPNPEARPRRSRPQRSDEQALLVESQLCVSSDVTMDGIDGPAVFMGSETPDEGTKIQILSVSQTHSELSAQAPSQPQSPPAEEPEKDGDTETLLETKTDIQELLQKQGLCGSMNFDETSEGEERVEDEQTRSQSPNTDGTRPASASNGKEEFVPPGSPTAEGALNDVANLEEFVLRPAPQAVTVKCRITRDKKGMDRGLYPTYFMHMEREDGKRVFLLAGRKRKKSKTSNYLISVDATDLSREGESFIGKLRSNLMGTKFTVYDNGTNPSKNPRALLEESSTRQELAAICYETNVLGFKGPRKMTVIIPSLNKTFERIPVRPQNEQESLLIRWQNHTVGDLIELHNKAPVWNDDTQSYVLNFHGRVTQASVKNFQIVHDNDPDYIVMQFGRVAEDVFTLDYSHPMCALQAFAIGLSSFDSKLACE, encoded by the exons ATGTCGCTGGAACGG AGAGCTCTGCTGGAGCAGAAGCAGCGGAGGAAGCGTCAGGAACCTCTCATGGTCCAGCCCAACCCGGAGGCTCGGCCCCGACGCTCCAGGCCACAGCGGAGCGACGAGCAGGCGCTGCTGGTTGAGTCTCAGCTGTGTGTCAGCAGCGATGTCACCATGGATG GGATTGATGGCCCAGCAGTCTTCATGGGCTCAGAAACACCTGATGAGGGAACAAAAATTCAAATCTTATCTGTGAGCCAGACTCACTCCGAGCTCTCAGCGCAGGCTCCGTCCCAGCCACAGTCTCCTCCTGCCGAGGAACCTGAGAAGGACGGAGACACTGAGACGCTGCTTGAGACAAAGACAGACATCCAAGAGTTGCTGCAGAAACAAG GTCTGTGTGGCAGCATGAACTTTGATGAAACCAGTGAGGGTGAGGAACGGGTGGAGGACGAACAGACACGATCTCAGTCCCCCAACACAGACGGCACCAGGCCCGCTTCCGCCTCCAATGGCAAGGAG GAGTTTGTACCGCCTGGATCGCCGACAGCAGAGGGCGCACTAAATGATGTTGCTAATCTGGAGGAGTTTGTCCTGCGTCCGGCTCCACAAGCTGTCACAGTAAAATGCCGAATCACCCGGGACAAGAAGGGAATGGACCGCGGCCTCTATCCTACCTACTTCATGCACATGGAGAGGGAGGACGGCAAAAGG GTAtttctgctggcaggaagaaagcGGAAGAAGAGCAAGACGTCCAACTACCTGATTTCAGTGGACGCCACCGATCTGTCCCGGGAAGGAGAGAGCTTCATCGGCAAACTCAG GTCCAACCTCATGGGGACCAAATTCACAGTGTATGACAATGGCACAAACCCGAGCAAAAACCCCAGAGCTCTGCTGGAGGAGAGCAGCACGCGGCAGGAGCTGGCCGCCATCTGCTAC GAAACCAACGTTCTGGGCTTCAAAGGTCCTCGTAAGATGACTGTGATCATCCCGAGCCTGAACAAAACCTTTGAGAGAATCCCCGTCCGGCCTCAGAAT GAGCAGGAGAGTCTCCTGATCCGGTGGCAGAACCACACAGTGGGCGACCTGATCGAGCTGCACAACAAGGCCCCCGTGTGGAACGACGACACACAGTCGTACGTGTTGAACTTCCACGGGCGCGTTACTCAAGCGTCAGTCAAAAACTTCCAGATCGTCCACGACAATGACC CCGACTACATCGTCATGCAGTTTGGACGCGTGGCCGAAGACGTCTTCACTCTGGACTACAGCCATCCCATGTGTGCCCTGCAGGCCTTCGCAATCGGCCTGTCGAGCTTCGACAGCAAGCTGGCCTGTGAGTGA
- the zmp:0000000711 gene encoding tubby-related protein 3 isoform X5, with amino-acid sequence MVQPNPEARPRRSRPQRSDEQALLVESQLCVSSDVTMDGIDGPAVFMGSETPDEGTKIQILSVSQTHSELSAQAPSQPQSPPAEEPEKDGDTETLLETKTDIQELLQKQGLCGSMNFDETSEGEERVEDEQTRSQSPNTDGTRPASASNGKEEFVPPGSPTAEGALNDVANLEEFVLRPAPQAVTVKCRITRDKKGMDRGLYPTYFMHMEREDGKRVFLLAGRKRKKSKTSNYLISVDATDLSREGESFIGKLRSNLMGTKFTVYDNGTNPSKNPRALLEESSTRQELAAICYETNVLGFKGPRKMTVIIPSLNKTFERIPVRPQNEQESLLIRWQNHTVGDLIELHNKAPVWNDDTQSYVLNFHGRVTQASVKNFQIVHDNDPDYIVMQFGRVAEDVFTLDYSHPMCALQAFAIGLSSFDSKLACE; translated from the exons ATGGTCCAGCCCAACCCGGAGGCTCGGCCCCGACGCTCCAGGCCACAGCGGAGCGACGAGCAGGCGCTGCTGGTTGAGTCTCAGCTGTGTGTCAGCAGCGATGTCACCATGGATG GGATTGATGGCCCAGCAGTCTTCATGGGCTCAGAAACACCTGATGAGGGAACAAAAATTCAAATCTTATCTGTGAGCCAGACTCACTCCGAGCTCTCAGCGCAGGCTCCGTCCCAGCCACAGTCTCCTCCTGCCGAGGAACCTGAGAAGGACGGAGACACTGAGACGCTGCTTGAGACAAAGACAGACATCCAAGAGTTGCTGCAGAAACAAG GTCTGTGTGGCAGCATGAACTTTGATGAAACCAGTGAGGGTGAGGAACGGGTGGAGGACGAACAGACACGATCTCAGTCCCCCAACACAGACGGCACCAGGCCCGCTTCCGCCTCCAATGGCAAGGAG GAGTTTGTACCGCCTGGATCGCCGACAGCAGAGGGCGCACTAAATGATGTTGCTAATCTGGAGGAGTTTGTCCTGCGTCCGGCTCCACAAGCTGTCACAGTAAAATGCCGAATCACCCGGGACAAGAAGGGAATGGACCGCGGCCTCTATCCTACCTACTTCATGCACATGGAGAGGGAGGACGGCAAAAGG GTAtttctgctggcaggaagaaagcGGAAGAAGAGCAAGACGTCCAACTACCTGATTTCAGTGGACGCCACCGATCTGTCCCGGGAAGGAGAGAGCTTCATCGGCAAACTCAG GTCCAACCTCATGGGGACCAAATTCACAGTGTATGACAATGGCACAAACCCGAGCAAAAACCCCAGAGCTCTGCTGGAGGAGAGCAGCACGCGGCAGGAGCTGGCCGCCATCTGCTAC GAAACCAACGTTCTGGGCTTCAAAGGTCCTCGTAAGATGACTGTGATCATCCCGAGCCTGAACAAAACCTTTGAGAGAATCCCCGTCCGGCCTCAGAAT GAGCAGGAGAGTCTCCTGATCCGGTGGCAGAACCACACAGTGGGCGACCTGATCGAGCTGCACAACAAGGCCCCCGTGTGGAACGACGACACACAGTCGTACGTGTTGAACTTCCACGGGCGCGTTACTCAAGCGTCAGTCAAAAACTTCCAGATCGTCCACGACAATGACC CCGACTACATCGTCATGCAGTTTGGACGCGTGGCCGAAGACGTCTTCACTCTGGACTACAGCCATCCCATGTGTGCCCTGCAGGCCTTCGCAATCGGCCTGTCGAGCTTCGACAGCAAGCTGGCCTGTGAGTGA
- the LOC117504126 gene encoding protein mono-ADP-ribosyltransferase TIPARP-like, which translates to MSDTSSNRHLKRKSPDALPSQHLPKSSKVIMLNPSVLLLEIPADTNTSLPVWDAIRSEQVDISWTVNPYEISVHFTPVPSKQAGTSLQSTSINSQIPGSSSSIPQPHMIIQSIANTSLLMFTMSQNGNKPLPSISGEPQVMAQSQTPTTSFIVSLPFIISQSQVPAQPKTDILPITQAPTSGPTKLQDPRSAHQYHTRASSHVSICNNFLLNMCRAGKRCKMHHTPFPFHWQFRSVSDFKWVDIPHQSQILLEKVYCNVYQEDVNIKYGAARYYMDFDTMELHAVSTYNGIRRLATTGDPLKSPHFATILKVYWWNNFCWEEYHEEVQKLLREKIGKESECSLYIGKQEYKVDFMTMTQTNVSSGYTRAIRWRPLFRSLDSMEPHLKTGVQIESTQPIGEPPASNFSIDPFEEFSSWYPPVWLMPSEEDYSLVEVPAGTRVYCSVRDLFHATLCESITDIISIHQVQNLLHWDKYQRYKTYMEKQHTQSTEPLERHLFHGTTMEAAEDICHNNFDPRMAGANGSAYGYGSYFSTTAYISNRYSTKRGCGTSCMFLAKVLVGKVCLGQDKYHRPPPLAGNAQQYRLYDSCVNNLCNPAIFVVFQSCQCYPYYLIRYKGVPNQITI; encoded by the exons ATGAGTGACACTTCTTCCAACAGACACCTTAAGAGAAAATCCCCAGATGCTCTACCTTCACAGCATCTACCCAAATCCTCCAAAGTGATCATGCTGAACCCGTCTGTTCTCCTCCTGGAAATCCCTGCTGACACCAACACCAGCCTCCCCGTGTGGGATGCCATTAGATCTGAGCAGGTTGACATTTCCTGGACTGTCAACCCCTACGAAATCAGCGTTCATTTTACCCCCGTTCCTTCTAAGCAAGCTGGGACCAGTCTTCAAAGTACTTCTATTAATTCACAAATTCCTGGATCTTCTTCCAGCATCCCACAGCCTCACATGATCATCCAGTCAATTGCCAACACCTCTCTCTTGATGTTCACCATGTCCCAAAATGGCAATAAGCCACTTCCGAGCATCTCAGGCGAGCCGCAAGTGATGGCTCAATCCCAAACTCCAACCACCTCATTCATCGTCTCTCTGCCTTTCATCATCAGTCAGTCCCAGGTTCCAGCCCAGCCAAAGACAGACATTTTACCCATTACTCAGGCACCAACATCGGGCCCAACAAAGCTGCAGGATCCCCGCAGTGCCCATCAGTACCACACAAGGGCCAGCTCTCATGTCAGCATCTGCAACAATTTCCTCTTGAATATGTGTCGCGCGGGGAAAAGGTGCAAGATGCACCACACTCCGTTCCCTTTTCACTGGCAGTTTCGGAGTGTGTCTGACTTCAAGTGGGTTGACATCCCTCATCAGTCACAGATTCTGCTGGAAAAGGTCTACTGTAATGTCTACCAAGAGGACGTGAATATCAAGTATGG GGCTGCCCGCTACTATATGGACTTCGACACAATGGAGCTTCATGCCGTTTCGACATATAATGGCATTCGACGGTTGGCGACCACTGGTGATCCTCTGAAGAGCCCTCACTTCGCCACCATTTTAAAAGTGTACTGGTGGAACAACTTCTGCTGGGAAGAGTATCATGAG GAAGTGCAGAAGTTGCTTCGAGAGAAGATTGGGAAGGAGAGTGAGTGCAGCCTCTATATTGGCAAACAAGAGTACAAAGTTGACTTCATGACTATGACCCAGACCAATGTGTCCAGTGGGTACACTAGGGCCATTCGCTGGAGACCCTTGTTCCGCTCCCTTGACTCCATGGAGCCTCACCTGAA AACTGGAGTCCAGATTGAATCTACCCAACCTATCGGTGAGCCTCCAGCGTCCAACTTCAGCATCGACCCTTTCGAGGAGTTCAGTTCCTGGTACCCTCCAGTCTGGTTGATGCCCTCAGAGGAAGACTACAGCCTGGTGGAAGTTCCGGCGGGCACGCGGGTCTATTGTAGTGTCCGTGATCTCTTCCATGCAACCTTGTGTGAGAGCATCACGGACATCATAAGCATCCACCAGGTCCAAAACCTGCTGCATTGGGACAAGTATCAAAG GTACAAGACCTACATGGAGAAACAGCACACCCAGTCTACGGAGCCACTGGAGCGACACCTATTCCACGGGACAACAATGGAGGCTGCAGAAGACATCTGCCACAACAACTTTGACCCTCGCATGGCCGGCGCCAATGGCTCGGCCTATGGTTACGGCTCCTACTTCTCCACGACCGCCTACATCTCCAACCGGTACTCAACCAAGAGGGGATGCGGCACTTCTTGCATGTTTTTGGCTAAAGTTCTGGTCGGGAAGGTGTGTCTGGGACAGGACAAGTACCACCGTCCCCCACCGCTCGCCGGTAACGCACAGCAGTACCGTCTCTACGACAGCTGTGTCAATAACTTGTGCAATCCCGCCATTTTTGTAGTTTTTCAGAGCTGTCAGTGCTACCCATACTACCTGATCAGGTACAAAGGCGTGCCCAACCAAATTACTATTTAG